From a region of the Mycobacterium intracellulare ATCC 13950 genome:
- a CDS encoding YbhB/YbcL family Raf kinase inhibitor-like protein, producing the protein MDSSHVFRRTAALIGAAVLLGPLTGCGGTGDSHPTSSPAPKVTTLGKTAPKAPAGGSLTISSPAFADGAPIPVQYTCKGADVAPPLVWSAPLGAALVVDDPDAPAGLYVHWVVIGIAPGPGSTAEGQTPAGATTLPNTAGQSAYQGPCPPNGTGTHRYRFTLYQLPDDYQLPGGLAGVQAAQTIAGAATAQAQLVGAFGG; encoded by the coding sequence ATGGACTCGTCGCACGTGTTTCGCCGAACCGCAGCGCTCATCGGAGCAGCGGTGCTGCTTGGGCCGCTGACCGGCTGCGGCGGAACTGGGGATAGCCACCCGACGTCGTCTCCGGCGCCGAAGGTCACGACGCTGGGCAAGACGGCGCCCAAGGCGCCCGCCGGAGGCTCATTGACGATCAGCAGCCCGGCCTTCGCCGACGGTGCGCCGATTCCGGTGCAGTACACCTGCAAGGGCGCCGACGTCGCACCGCCGTTGGTGTGGTCGGCGCCGCTGGGTGCGGCCCTCGTCGTCGACGATCCCGACGCCCCGGCCGGGTTGTACGTCCACTGGGTGGTGATCGGAATCGCCCCCGGGCCCGGCAGCACGGCCGAGGGCCAAACCCCAGCCGGCGCAACCACTCTGCCGAACACGGCCGGCCAGTCGGCGTATCAGGGTCCCTGTCCCCCGAACGGAACAGGCACGCATCGTTACCGGTTCACCCTCTATCAGCTTCCCGATGACTACCAGCTGCCCGGCGGCCTGGCGGGCGTGCAGGCCGCGCAGACGATCGCCGGCGCCGCGACCGCGCAGGCGCAGCTCGTCGGGGCGTTCGGCGGCTGA
- a CDS encoding SRPBCC family protein produces the protein MAITDSREVVIEATPDEILDVLFDLESLTEWSSAHKKVEVLERDDQNHPTRSRQVVKLVGVSDEQELAYTVHDDGVGWTLISSKQQRAQEGRYTLTPEGDSTRVRFDLTVDLVAPVPGFLVKRGAKTLMDTATEGLRKRVLEVEKRAK, from the coding sequence ATGGCTATCACCGATTCCCGCGAAGTCGTCATCGAAGCGACGCCCGACGAAATCCTGGATGTGCTGTTCGACCTCGAGTCGTTGACCGAATGGTCGTCGGCGCACAAAAAGGTCGAGGTGCTCGAGCGGGACGACCAAAACCATCCGACCCGATCCAGACAGGTGGTCAAACTCGTCGGCGTCAGCGACGAACAGGAGCTCGCCTACACCGTTCACGACGATGGCGTCGGCTGGACCCTGATCAGCTCCAAACAGCAACGCGCTCAGGAGGGCCGGTACACGTTGACTCCCGAGGGGGACTCCACCCGGGTCCGCTTCGACCTCACCGTCGACCTGGTGGCGCCCGTTCCCGGATTCCTGGTCAAGAGGGGTGCCAAAACCCTCATGGACACGGCCACCGAGGGATTGCGCAAGCGGGTACTGGAAGTCGAGAAGCGCGCCAAGTAG